Within the Candidatus Hydrogenedentota bacterium genome, the region TGAATCCAGGTTTGATACGTCGGCTATGCGCGAAAAAACGCGCGGGCAGATTATGAAATACACGCAGAATGCTTTCGACAGGGGTTTGCCCTGGGCCGATTCCGCGTAGACAAGGCCTGCTATGTCCGATACGACACCTCTTGCGTTGACGGACCGCAAAATCCTGGTTACGGGTGTTCAAGGGTTCATTGGAATCCACACGGCGGCGGCGGTCCACCGTATGGGCGCCCGGCTCGTCGGCGTGGATGTCGTGGCCCAGTCCCAGCGTGCGGACCGCGTCCGGGAGTCTCTGGGGTATCCGCCTGTCGCTGTTCACGCAGTTGATCTCCGTGATGCGGAGGCCACCGTCCAGATACTCCGCCAAATGCGTCCCGAGATGGTCATCCACTGCGCCGGGTCCATCGAGCGCACGGACGAATCGTCAAGCTGGAACCGCGCCTTCGAAGGGAATGCCGCGCTTACGGCCTCCCTGGTCGATGCCTTGGTTGGCTTTCCCGAACCCGAACGCCCGGTGCTTGTCATGCCTGGCTCCCAGATGGAGTACGGGACGGCGCCCATGCCGTGGACCGAGGACCGTCATTGTGAACCGTTCAATGCCTACGGCGCGGGAAAGCTGGCGGCCGCCGAGAGCGTCCTGGGGGCTGTGCGGCGCGACGGACTTCGCGCATGCGTGTTACGATTGCCGATAGTGTTCGGTCCGGGGCAACCGCCGTCGCTGTTCGTGCCGGAACTGATCGGCAAAGCCCTTTTGCGGGAGGCAATCCCGATGACTGTCGGCGATCAGCGCCGGGCATTTCTGTATGTGGACGACGCGGCGGGATTGCTACTCGAGTCGGGTATCCGCGCGGCTCAACCCGCGCCGTTTCCGCCGCTGCTCAACGCCCCTGCCTATCCGCCCATGGCCATCCTGGATGTGGCGCGCATGGTCGCCGAATCGCTGGATGCGGCTGGCTTGCTGCGCGTGGGAGCCCTGCCAAGGCGTGCAGGCGAGCTGCTCGAAGCGTGGCCGGATGCGTCGCTCGCCCGTTCCCTCGGCTTTTGCACACGGAACCAGCCTCTGGAAGCCATTCGCCGGACAGTCGCGTGGTACGAGGCTAACCGCTGGTTCCTGTCGTGAGCGCTCCTTTCCTTCTCAACCTGATGGAATAGGCCGATGCCGTCTCTGGTTTTCTTTATCAAGAGAGCGAATCACGAACTTTAACGGGCGCGTTTCTACTTGAAATGCGCCCGCTCCGCAATCCGGAGACGTTGCCGGACGAAAGGAAACAGCAGCCATGTTTTGGAGCAAGCGCGCCAGCCCAAAGCCGGAGCGGGTAGCAGCCGGGGCCGCCGAATCCCGGCGGCCCGGGAATCGCAATGCCGACCAGAACCCCGAGTTTCTCATCCGTCTTGAACAGCTGATAATCGCGAACATGCTCTGGATGGCACGATAGAAGTCTGTCGCAACCTGAACAGAAAAGCTCCAGTTCATGGGAGCTTTTCGTCTAAGCAGGTGGTGATACGCGCCGTTCGCTAGGGCATATAGGGCGGAACGGGAGGCGGGCTGGCCCAGTCTGGTTGGAAAGCCTCCTTGACGTTGGGCATCAGCATGAAGATGAACAGGATCGTCGGGTAGACTAACCCGAAACACATCCCGCCAAACATGCCAAAGACCATGCCGCCCATGAACGGAGCGGCCTCAGGTCCGCTTTGTTGTGCCATCTTCTCGATCATCGGAGCATATATGATGTAATAGGAAACGATAGCGCCGATGACCACGGCCACCCACGCGTAGACGCTGTACCCGATTGAAAGGTACCGCGCCCAGGGACGCAGTTTGAGCAAACCAATGTCCGCCGCCAGAAGCGCGGCCGATGCCGCCATGCCCAAGGCCGTGCTGACATAGGTATACGTCATGAAACGAGGATCACTCATCATCTGCTGGAAAGGGTTTCCCATCTGTTGTGCTTGCGGGACGTTCTCAAACATCCTTTGCGACAGCGATGACATGATAAGCCCTATCGGAGTGCATGTAATCCCCATTACCCCGAAGGCGATGTTCAGGATCCCAAAGACCGTTACTGCCGTTGGCCGCTGCATGACGAAGCCCTCCCTGCTCCCGAAAAGAGTATAGGCATGGGAGGCTTCGGGCTCAAATGCGAAATCACAGGTTCACGGCCCCGTACCGGCTGGCTAATTGGGCCAGTGGACGATGTTCAGGGCTGGACAGCTCGGGATCGCGCCGGAGGATGGCTTCGGCTTCGCGGCGGGCTTGGTCGAGGAGGCGCACGTCGCGGATCAAGTCGGCAACGCGCAGGTCGCTCATGCCCGATTGGCGCACGCCGCGAAATTCGCCGGGACCGCGCAACTGGAGATCGGCCTCGGCAATGTCGAAGCCGCTGTTGGTGCTGCACATAATCTCCATGCGTTTCTTGCCCTCGGGAGTCTTGTGTTTCCCCAGAAGAAAACAATGCGAGGGGTGGGCGCCCCGCCCGACACGGCCCCGAAGCTGGTGAAGCTGGGTAAGGCCGAATTGCGGCGCATCTTCAATCACGATGGTGGTGG harbors:
- a CDS encoding NAD(P)-dependent oxidoreductase produces the protein MSDTTPLALTDRKILVTGVQGFIGIHTAAAVHRMGARLVGVDVVAQSQRADRVRESLGYPPVAVHAVDLRDAEATVQILRQMRPEMVIHCAGSIERTDESSSWNRAFEGNAALTASLVDALVGFPEPERPVLVMPGSQMEYGTAPMPWTEDRHCEPFNAYGAGKLAAAESVLGAVRRDGLRACVLRLPIVFGPGQPPSLFVPELIGKALLREAIPMTVGDQRRAFLYVDDAAGLLLESGIRAAQPAPFPPLLNAPAYPPMAILDVARMVAESLDAAGLLRVGALPRRAGELLEAWPDASLARSLGFCTRNQPLEAIRRTVAWYEANRWFLS